One part of the Desulfonema ishimotonii genome encodes these proteins:
- the cbiR gene encoding cobamide remodeling phosphodiesterase CbiR — translation MTNPTPPEPYPPLPKSYKGAYPFKLGTTSFIYPDRYRPNVRMLGPFLDEIELLMFESAWPDSLPSEDEIDSLARLGRELGVTYNVHLPTDVSLTDPVPEARQQAAEILRTFIDRTAPLNPSACALHLPFDAPSREPEAVVRWQDQASNGLARLLPEKSSNRLIAVETLDYPFEWAGPVIEAFDLSVCMDIGHLLLYGFDARALFAEFLPRLSLIHLHGVRDGQDHIALDQLSPDHAALVTDLLRQFDGVVSLEVFAYKHLVPSLSFLAQCWNSQA, via the coding sequence ATGACCAATCCGACTCCCCCTGAACCGTATCCCCCGCTGCCGAAATCCTATAAAGGCGCGTACCCCTTCAAGCTGGGCACGACCTCTTTTATCTACCCGGACCGCTACCGTCCCAACGTCCGAATGCTTGGCCCGTTTCTGGACGAAATCGAGCTGCTGATGTTTGAAAGCGCGTGGCCGGACAGCCTGCCGTCCGAAGACGAGATTGATTCACTGGCACGGCTTGGCCGGGAGCTGGGCGTCACCTACAATGTACATCTGCCCACCGATGTCTCCCTGACCGATCCGGTCCCGGAGGCCCGGCAACAGGCCGCTGAAATTCTGCGCACCTTTATTGACCGCACCGCCCCGCTGAATCCTTCGGCCTGTGCCCTCCACCTGCCCTTTGACGCGCCTTCCCGCGAACCGGAAGCGGTCGTCCGCTGGCAGGATCAGGCCAGTAACGGTCTGGCGCGCCTGCTGCCCGAAAAAAGCAGTAACCGGCTGATCGCCGTCGAAACCCTCGACTACCCCTTTGAGTGGGCCGGGCCGGTGATCGAGGCCTTTGACCTCTCCGTCTGCATGGACATCGGCCACCTGCTGCTTTACGGCTTTGACGCCCGCGCCCTGTTTGCGGAATTTCTCCCGCGACTCTCTCTCATCCACCTGCACGGGGTCCGGGACGGACAGGACCATATTGCACTGGATCAGCTCTCCCCGGACCATGCGGCCCTGGTTACGGATCTCCTCAGACAGTTTGACGGGGTTGTCTCCCTGGAGGTTTTCGCGTATAAACATCTGGTGCCGTCACTCAGTTTTCTGGCGCAATGTTGGAATTCGCAGGCCTGA
- a CDS encoding type II toxin-antitoxin system HicB family antitoxin, whose amino-acid sequence MKNYISVIHKEDDSGYGVSFPDFPGCISVGNTLEEVRNMAAEALEFHIEGMLEDGEAIPEPSVLDDVVNDPENADALTFIVVPIKPFKAKAVRINITIQESTLNRIDSFAKSCGMSRSAFLALAAQKELEQQSC is encoded by the coding sequence ATGAAAAATTATATATCTGTAATTCACAAAGAGGACGATAGTGGTTATGGTGTATCGTTCCCGGATTTTCCCGGCTGTATATCCGTCGGAAACACCTTGGAAGAAGTCAGAAATATGGCTGCCGAGGCTCTGGAATTCCATATTGAGGGGATGTTGGAAGACGGCGAGGCTATCCCGGAGCCTTCTGTCTTGGACGATGTCGTGAATGATCCGGAGAACGCCGACGCATTGACGTTTATCGTTGTCCCCATTAAGCCTTTCAAGGCCAAAGCTGTCAGAATCAATATTACAATCCAGGAAAGCACTCTGAACAGGATTGATAGCTTCGCCAAATCATGCGGTATGTCCAGATCAGCATTTCTGGCTCTCGCAGCTCAAAAGGAATTAGAACAGCAGTCTTGTTAA
- a CDS encoding type II toxin-antitoxin system HicA family toxin produces the protein MTSKKIIRNLEADGWYLVKTRGSHAQYKHPEKKGRVTVPHPKKEIPLGTLKRIEKQADLKLR, from the coding sequence ATGACCTCAAAAAAGATCATAAGAAACTTAGAGGCTGATGGCTGGTATCTTGTAAAAACAAGAGGGAGTCATGCGCAATATAAACACCCGGAGAAGAAAGGGCGGGTGACAGTTCCGCATCCGAAAAAAGAGATACCTCTGGGCACTTTGAAACGTATTGAAAAACAGGCCGATTTAAAATTGAGGTAA
- the cbiB gene encoding adenosylcobinamide-phosphate synthase CbiB translates to MDFLTSWYVLPAAFVLDLIIGDPQFAHHPVRYMGRAIEILEPKFRKLPVGLTISGGLFAALLICATWAAGALLLETARLIHPLLKNGLEILMIYFCIAFRGLEYAAMEIYGILRRGNLAGAREKLAMIVGRDVRSLSETGVARATVETVGENLVDGVISPLFFAAIGGAPLMMAYKMVNTLDSMVGYKNETYRAFGKIPARIDDVANFIPARLSVPMIALAAHLLSGRGRYAFDTARREGRHHASPNAGFSEAAFAGALEVKLGGPNIYHGEMVHKPFLGSQFGPVRTGHIRKACDLMVLSSLLWLMTICGTALLLALII, encoded by the coding sequence ATGGATTTTCTGACATCATGGTACGTACTTCCGGCAGCGTTTGTTCTGGATCTGATCATCGGCGACCCCCAGTTTGCCCACCACCCGGTCCGATATATGGGACGGGCCATTGAAATTCTGGAGCCGAAGTTCAGAAAGCTGCCCGTGGGCCTGACAATATCGGGCGGACTCTTCGCCGCGCTGCTGATCTGCGCCACATGGGCCGCAGGCGCCCTGCTCCTTGAAACCGCCCGGCTGATCCATCCCTTGTTGAAAAACGGCCTGGAAATTCTGATGATCTACTTCTGCATTGCCTTTCGCGGGCTGGAATACGCGGCAATGGAGATTTACGGCATCCTCCGCAGGGGCAATCTGGCCGGGGCAAGGGAAAAGCTCGCCATGATCGTGGGCCGGGATGTCCGCAGCCTGTCAGAGACCGGCGTGGCACGGGCCACGGTGGAGACGGTGGGGGAAAATCTGGTGGACGGGGTTATCTCACCGCTTTTTTTCGCAGCCATCGGCGGTGCGCCGCTGATGATGGCCTATAAAATGGTCAACACCCTCGATTCGATGGTTGGCTATAAAAATGAGACCTACAGGGCCTTCGGCAAGATTCCGGCCCGCATTGACGATGTGGCCAACTTCATTCCGGCCCGCCTGTCCGTGCCGATGATCGCCCTGGCCGCTCACCTGCTTTCAGGCCGCGGCAGATACGCCTTTGACACGGCCCGGCGAGAGGGGCGTCATCACGCCAGCCCCAATGCCGGTTTCTCGGAAGCCGCATTTGCCGGGGCGCTGGAAGTGAAGCTCGGCGGCCCCAACATCTACCACGGGGAGATGGTCCACAAACCCTTTCTCGGATCGCAGTTCGGCCCGGTGCGAACCGGGCACATCCGAAAGGCCTGTGACCTCATGGTTCTTTCCTCCCTGCTGTGGCTGATGACCATTTGCGGAACCGCACTTTTGCTGGCCCTTATCATCTGA
- a CDS encoding ATP-binding response regulator, whose protein sequence is MDAMHVLVIDDEQGIRDGCERILTRMGFKVFKANRGEAGLDIIRKEVVSIVLLDLKMPGMDGLEVLERIRAIDNSILVIIITGFATIETAIRAMKQGAYDFMPKPFEPDHLRIIVGRARENLLLTWEAEMLEAQRRKTLLDLGTEQSRIRTIIESLPNGLVVTNTRGQVVLMNPTFLRLLGLDPCRASGDRIEAYIDDGGFSSLVQDISQGKYSGTDETPTYELALPDNTYLMARGRPVLGEDGECLGAVFTLVNITTMKVLDQVKSEFVAKVSHELRSPLSTIHEQLALVLGEMVVEAESERGHYLLSRAKEKTRGLISLIGDLLDLSRIESGAVTREPVMVSLDEMLRSIVDFMQARVQAKKISMTAELPDEPLPEIKADPAALESIFGNLIANAINYTQEGGEIRVRAALEGDRLHVDVSDNGFGIEEKYLDKIFERFFRVKNEKTRFITGTGLGLPLVKGLVDALKGTISVKSQPGKGTTFTVFLPLETDKPECAGNLQDLLSA, encoded by the coding sequence ATGGATGCAATGCATGTATTGGTGATTGACGATGAACAGGGTATCCGGGACGGCTGTGAACGCATTCTCACCCGCATGGGATTTAAGGTCTTCAAGGCAAACCGGGGGGAAGCCGGGCTGGACATCATCAGAAAAGAGGTCGTTTCCATCGTTCTGCTGGATCTCAAGATGCCGGGAATGGACGGGCTGGAGGTGCTGGAACGGATTCGGGCCATTGACAATTCCATCCTGGTGATCATCATCACCGGCTTCGCCACCATTGAAACTGCCATCCGGGCCATGAAACAGGGCGCATACGATTTCATGCCCAAGCCCTTTGAGCCGGACCACCTTCGTATTATCGTGGGCCGGGCACGGGAAAATCTGCTGCTCACGTGGGAGGCTGAAATGCTGGAAGCGCAGCGTCGGAAGACACTTCTGGATCTGGGAACCGAACAGAGTCGCATACGGACCATTATTGAATCCCTTCCCAACGGCCTGGTGGTAACCAATACCCGGGGCCAGGTCGTGCTGATGAACCCGACCTTTCTCCGCCTCCTCGGCCTGGACCCCTGCCGTGCCTCCGGAGACCGGATCGAGGCCTACATTGACGACGGGGGGTTCAGCAGCCTTGTACAGGATATATCCCAGGGAAAATATTCCGGTACCGATGAAACCCCCACCTACGAGCTGGCCCTGCCGGACAACACCTACCTGATGGCCCGGGGCCGCCCGGTTCTGGGTGAAGACGGCGAATGCCTGGGGGCCGTGTTTACGCTGGTCAACATCACCACCATGAAAGTGCTGGACCAGGTCAAATCCGAGTTCGTTGCCAAAGTTTCCCACGAGCTGCGTTCCCCGCTCTCCACCATCCACGAACAGCTCGCCCTGGTCCTGGGGGAAATGGTTGTGGAAGCCGAATCAGAACGGGGCCATTATCTTCTCTCCCGCGCCAAGGAAAAAACACGGGGCCTCATCTCCCTGATCGGCGATCTGCTGGATCTGTCCCGCATTGAGTCCGGAGCGGTCACCCGCGAACCGGTCATGGTCAGCCTGGACGAAATGCTGCGAAGCATTGTGGACTTCATGCAGGCCAGGGTACAGGCCAAAAAAATATCCATGACCGCAGAACTGCCGGATGAACCGCTGCCTGAAATCAAAGCCGACCCCGCAGCCCTTGAAAGCATCTTCGGCAACCTGATTGCCAACGCCATCAATTACACACAGGAGGGAGGGGAAATCCGGGTCCGCGCAGCACTTGAAGGCGACCGGCTGCATGTCGATGTCAGTGACAACGGTTTCGGCATAGAGGAAAAATATCTGGATAAAATATTTGAACGCTTTTTCCGGGTCAAAAATGAAAAAACCCGGTTTATCACCGGCACAGGGCTGGGTCTGCCCCTTGTCAAGGGGCTGGTGGACGCCCTGAAGGGGACCATTTCCGTAAAAAGCCAGCCCGGCAAAGGCACGACCTTTACGGTATTTCTGCCCCTTGAAACGGATAAACCGGAATGCGCGGGAAATTTGCAGGACCTGCTCTCCGCATAG
- a CDS encoding two-component system sensor histidine kinase NtrB codes for MRDNKEKEYLIRAIDTFKRQIIVISPDYKILAANEHVKKRFEKNIIDRKCYEVLWDCDAPCEECPVCQIVQAGEPAVLHKTSFLTFKKTYCHYFYPTFSEGQVDAIVMLDFDIPLVEGLEEKLQRSNAFLRNLILSSVDGVIAADTRGKIFIFNFAAAEITGYTVHEGLNRLMIYDIYEEGGKKEMARDIMNKLRSEDYGGRGKLKSYKINILRKNSDTIPISLNASIVYEGDREVATIGFFHDLREENRMRKNLEGVRLQLLQADKMASLGKLSAGVAHQLNNPLGSITLFTKLVLEEYDLEDAAREDLSRILKDAQRCRDTVKELLEFARQTKYLIKPYDINLAITRTLFLLDKQTLFHNIEIEKNLSDTLPMVPGDIQQLNHVFMNVIINAAQAMAGSGKLTIETRYLPDTDRVQVRISDTGPGVPEDILSHIFDPFFTTKEEGEGTGLGLSLAYSIVREHGGVIEARNKPENGVVFTIELPLTSRKNETDKSGETDGCNACIGD; via the coding sequence ATGCGTGATAATAAGGAAAAGGAATATCTGATCCGGGCGATTGATACCTTCAAGCGTCAGATCATTGTGATTTCGCCGGACTACAAAATCCTGGCCGCCAACGAACACGTAAAAAAACGGTTTGAGAAAAATATCATTGACCGGAAATGTTATGAGGTTCTCTGGGACTGCGACGCCCCCTGTGAAGAATGTCCCGTATGCCAGATTGTGCAAGCCGGGGAACCGGCAGTACTCCACAAAACCAGCTTCCTCACCTTCAAGAAAACCTATTGCCATTATTTCTACCCCACCTTTTCAGAGGGACAGGTGGACGCCATCGTCATGCTCGACTTTGACATTCCCCTGGTCGAAGGGCTGGAGGAAAAGCTCCAACGCTCCAACGCCTTTTTGCGCAACCTCATCCTCAGCTCCGTTGACGGGGTCATCGCCGCCGATACCCGTGGCAAGATCTTTATTTTCAACTTCGCAGCAGCCGAAATCACCGGCTACACGGTCCACGAGGGGCTGAACAGGCTGATGATCTATGACATCTATGAGGAAGGCGGCAAAAAGGAGATGGCCCGGGATATTATGAACAAGCTCCGCAGCGAGGATTACGGCGGCAGAGGCAAACTCAAATCCTACAAAATCAATATCCTCAGAAAAAACAGCGATACCATCCCCATCAGCCTCAACGCCTCTATTGTCTATGAGGGAGACCGTGAGGTGGCCACCATCGGGTTCTTCCACGACCTCCGGGAAGAAAACCGGATGAGGAAAAATCTTGAAGGCGTCCGGCTCCAACTGCTTCAGGCCGATAAAATGGCCTCCCTGGGCAAACTCTCCGCCGGCGTCGCCCATCAGCTCAACAACCCCCTGGGCAGCATTACCCTTTTCACCAAACTGGTACTGGAAGAATATGATCTGGAAGATGCGGCCAGGGAAGATCTCAGCCGAATCCTCAAGGATGCCCAGCGATGCCGGGATACCGTCAAGGAATTGCTGGAGTTTGCGCGCCAGACCAAATACCTGATCAAGCCCTATGATATCAATCTGGCCATCACCCGGACCCTGTTTCTCCTTGACAAACAGACCCTGTTCCACAATATTGAAATTGAGAAAAATCTTTCAGATACGCTCCCGATGGTGCCGGGAGACATTCAGCAGCTCAACCATGTCTTTATGAACGTCATCATTAACGCAGCCCAGGCCATGGCGGGAAGCGGAAAACTGACCATTGAAACCCGCTATCTCCCGGACACGGACCGGGTACAGGTCCGAATTTCCGACACCGGCCCCGGAGTTCCCGAAGATATCCTCTCCCACATCTTTGACCCGTTCTTCACCACCAAGGAGGAGGGGGAAGGCACCGGGCTGGGCCTGAGCCTGGCGTACAGCATCGTCAGGGAACACGGCGGTGTCATAGAGGCCAGAAACAAACCTGAAAACGGCGTTGTTTTTACCATTGAACTCCCGTTAACATCCCGAAAAAACGAAACTGACAAATCCGGAGAAACAGATGGATGCAATGCATGTATTGGTGATTGA
- a CDS encoding peptidase U32 family protein: protein MNRVQKKTELLAPAGNFEKLETAIRYGADAIYLAGKDFSLRNFSGNFTPEEMQQAIALAHAHGVRVYVACNIYARNDEQEAIGDYLRRLGDIGPDALIIADPGIFAQARALVPDIPVHISTQSNTTNYMTARFWKDLGATRLNMARELSLEEIRGIADHCDIEIEAFVHGAMCISYSGRCLLSSFMAKRDSNRGLCCHPCRFKYAVVEELRPGRYYPLMEDDRGSYIFNSKDLCMIGHIPHMIRAGIGSLKIEGRMKGINYVASVIKVYREAIDAFYENPDTWAVRPAWIEELSRVDHRGYCTGFYRGDPDQITPGYERYDYTNTTAEAVFAGKITDRIAPDTFRVAVRNKLCTGDTVEILSPGRPLQQTNIREITDDNGAILPLVQPNSTALLTLNADAAPLDMIRKLNF from the coding sequence ATGAACAGAGTACAAAAAAAAACAGAGCTTCTCGCACCTGCGGGAAATTTTGAAAAACTGGAAACCGCCATCCGCTATGGCGCGGATGCCATCTATCTGGCAGGCAAGGATTTCAGCCTGAGAAACTTCTCCGGCAATTTTACCCCGGAAGAGATGCAACAGGCCATCGCTCTGGCCCATGCCCACGGCGTCAGGGTCTATGTGGCCTGTAATATCTACGCCAGAAACGATGAGCAGGAGGCCATCGGCGACTATCTGCGAAGGCTGGGCGACATCGGGCCGGACGCCCTGATCATTGCCGATCCCGGTATTTTCGCCCAGGCACGGGCGCTGGTTCCGGATATCCCCGTTCACATCAGCACCCAGTCCAACACCACCAATTATATGACCGCCCGGTTCTGGAAAGATCTGGGGGCAACGCGGCTTAATATGGCAAGGGAACTCTCTCTGGAGGAAATCCGGGGGATCGCCGATCACTGCGATATTGAAATCGAAGCCTTTGTCCACGGGGCCATGTGCATCTCCTATTCGGGCCGGTGCCTGCTGAGCAGCTTCATGGCGAAGCGCGACAGCAACCGGGGCCTCTGCTGCCACCCCTGCCGGTTCAAGTACGCCGTTGTGGAAGAGCTGCGCCCCGGCCGCTACTATCCCCTCATGGAAGATGACCGGGGTTCCTATATCTTCAACTCAAAAGACCTGTGCATGATCGGCCATATCCCCCACATGATCCGGGCCGGTATCGGCTCCCTTAAAATCGAGGGCCGGATGAAGGGCATCAACTACGTCGCCTCGGTGATCAAGGTCTACCGGGAGGCCATCGACGCCTTTTACGAAAACCCGGACACCTGGGCGGTCAGACCGGCATGGATTGAAGAGCTGTCCAGAGTGGATCACCGGGGATATTGTACGGGCTTCTACCGGGGCGATCCCGACCAGATAACCCCCGGTTATGAACGATATGACTACACCAACACCACAGCAGAGGCCGTTTTCGCGGGAAAAATCACGGACAGGATCGCCCCGGACACATTTCGCGTGGCGGTTCGCAACAAGCTCTGTACCGGGGATACCGTCGAAATCCTCTCGCCGGGCCGGCCCCTGCAGCAGACAAACATCCGGGAAATCACCGATGATAACGGCGCGATCCTGCCCCTGGTCCAGCCCAACAGCACCGCTCTCCTCACCCTGAACGCCGATGCCGCCCCCCTTGATATGATCCGAAAACTCAATTTCTGA
- the rfbD gene encoding dTDP-4-dehydrorhamnose reductase: MNLLITGAGGQLGHELVRQCQEKGIGFSAPDRRMLDITDPAQVESALTALMPSLVINGAAYTQVDRAETDAETAFAVNRDGAACLAEACAGYAIPLIHVSTDFVFDGQTDRPWRETDPVRPINIYGKSKAAGEAAIRSCLDRHIIVRTAWLYGSDGHNFVTTMLRLARERDCLRVVADQFGCPTAVTDLAEALLILAARIRVGGEIPWGICHYCGGGITSWHGFADEIIRQARHYAPLRTRHVCPITTGEYPTPARRPSFSALDCSRIENTFGIRPKPWRQRLTQVIQKIMQPKNHHRD; this comes from the coding sequence ATGAATTTACTGATCACCGGGGCAGGCGGCCAGCTGGGGCACGAACTGGTCCGGCAGTGCCAGGAAAAGGGTATCGGATTTTCCGCACCGGACCGGAGGATGCTGGATATCACAGACCCGGCACAGGTGGAATCCGCACTGACGGCCCTGATGCCCTCACTGGTCATCAACGGGGCGGCCTACACACAGGTTGACCGGGCCGAAACCGATGCGGAGACGGCCTTTGCGGTCAACAGGGACGGGGCCGCCTGTCTTGCCGAAGCCTGCGCCGGCTACGCCATTCCCCTGATCCACGTCTCCACCGATTTCGTATTTGACGGTCAGACCGACCGGCCCTGGCGTGAAACCGATCCGGTGAGGCCGATCAATATTTACGGAAAAAGCAAGGCGGCCGGCGAGGCGGCCATCCGCTCATGTCTGGACCGGCACATCATCGTCAGAACCGCATGGCTCTACGGCAGTGACGGCCACAATTTTGTCACCACCATGCTCCGGCTGGCCCGGGAACGGGATTGTCTCCGGGTGGTGGCCGACCAGTTCGGCTGCCCCACGGCAGTGACCGATCTGGCGGAGGCCCTCCTGATCCTGGCGGCCCGGATTCGGGTGGGCGGGGAAATCCCCTGGGGCATCTGCCACTACTGCGGGGGCGGCATCACCTCCTGGCACGGATTTGCAGATGAGATTATCCGCCAGGCACGGCATTACGCGCCCCTGCGAACCCGCCATGTCTGCCCCATCACGACCGGGGAATATCCCACGCCCGCCCGACGCCCCTCTTTTTCCGCCCTGGATTGCAGCCGGATTGAGAACACTTTCGGCATCCGCCCGAAACCGTGGCGTCAGCGGCTGACGCAGGTCATTCAGAAAATCATGCAGCCTAAGAATCACCACCGGGATTAA
- the rfbC gene encoding dTDP-4-dehydrorhamnose 3,5-epimerase, with protein sequence MNVIPTPLGGVLILEPKVFGDHRGFFMEAHHREKYRAAGISCDFVQDNISCSVRGTLRGLHYQIRHGQAKLVQAVTGEVFDVAVDLRPGSPTFGEWTGVHLSGQNHRQLFIPAGFAHGFCVLSQSAHFLYKCAAFYDPEDEGGILWSDPEIGIEWPVSDPVISEKDRRLPLLSQCPPEKLPAGERS encoded by the coding sequence ATGAACGTCATCCCCACGCCGCTCGGCGGCGTTCTCATCCTCGAGCCAAAGGTCTTCGGAGACCACCGGGGCTTCTTCATGGAGGCCCACCACCGGGAAAAATACCGGGCAGCCGGGATCTCCTGCGATTTTGTTCAGGACAATATCTCCTGCTCTGTCCGGGGAACCCTCCGGGGGCTTCACTATCAGATCCGCCACGGTCAGGCCAAACTGGTTCAGGCGGTCACGGGGGAGGTGTTTGACGTGGCAGTGGATCTCCGGCCCGGCTCCCCCACCTTCGGAGAGTGGACCGGGGTTCACCTCTCCGGCCAAAATCACCGCCAGCTCTTTATCCCCGCAGGCTTTGCCCACGGATTCTGCGTCCTGAGCCAAAGCGCCCATTTTCTGTACAAATGCGCCGCATTTTATGATCCTGAAGATGAGGGCGGGATTCTCTGGTCCGACCCGGAGATCGGGATTGAGTGGCCGGTCAGCGACCCGGTCATATCCGAAAAAGACCGCCGCCTTCCCCTTCTCTCCCAGTGTCCGCCGGAGAAACTGCCCGCCGGAGAGCGCTCATGA